Below is a window of Rhea pennata isolate bPtePen1 chromosome 2, bPtePen1.pri, whole genome shotgun sequence DNA.
GCCCAGACACACGCCACGGAAGAAGGGGATGGAGACGGCCGCGCTCCCAGGCCGTGGCGGGCACCTACCTCTGGCGGACTGTGGAGCCGGCCGCGCGAGGAGCCACGGCTTTGCTGGGGGAGCGGCCAGAGGCGCCGACGCTGGTGGCGCTGGGGTTGGGCCcgggctgcaggcagaagagacaaagggaagggggagaaaataCCTCAAATGAGGCAGAAGGAGCCGGCGGGCAGGAGCACCCGCGGCACCCCCGCCGCCCGGCACCCCTGGCCCCCTCGCGCAGAGGGCCGCACCATGGCGCGGGCGATCGCAGCAGCGCCTCACACACTCACGTCCCCGCGCACAGCCGCACCAGCCACGTCCCTGGCCCACGATGCCCCGCCCACCGCCAGGGCCCGTCCCAAGGACCCTGCCGCTGCCCGCAACGATGCCTGATGCCACACTGACTCCTTTTCTGCTGCCCTCGTACCCCCCGAGGACTCTTTCTAGACGATCTAGCTTTCGGTCCCGCCCACTCCTCTATCCGCAGCTGGGCTAAGGCGACCGAGCAAGTGGGAAAGGCGCGAACTGtcgggcagcgccgccggcaCCCCGCAAACGCGGAGCGGGCGAAGGCTGACGTGTCCTCGGGAACCGGCTGCCTGCGCGTGCGtggtgccgccgccgctgccggggcggggcaggcggctggcggcggccatggcggcggcggggaagggcCCGTCCGTGCTGTTCCTGCACCCGGACCTGGGGCtgggcggggcggagcggctGGTGGTGGACGCGGCGCTGGCGCTGCAGGCGCGCGGCTGCCGCGTGCAGATCTGGACGGCGCACTTCGACGCGACGCGGTGCTTCGCGGAGGCGCGCGGCTTGGCGGTGCGGTGCGCTGGCGGCTGGCTGCCACGCAGCCTGGGCGGCCGCGGGCACGCGCTCTGCGCCGCCCTGCGCATGGTCTTCGCGGCGCTCTACGTCCTGCTGCTCAGCGGCGAGGAGGTGGACGCCTTCGTCTGCGACCAGgtgcgcgccccgccgcgccccctccgggcagcgccggcagcgcagaggggccggccggccggcctcCGCGGGCCAGCGGGGGGACGGAGCCGGCCTTGCTCTTCGCGGGGTGGCTGGGTGGGAGCAGGCCCCGCTGGCAGCTCTCTGCTGGGAGCTCTCTGCTCCCTCACTTGccaggaagagggagggagcaAAGTCCCCTGATGGGGCCTTAGGTGGGAAGGGGTTCAGGGGAGGAATTCGGAGCCTCAGCAAGGCGGTTTGGGAGAAGTGGCAGGGGGGCTTTGTGTGAGTGTTGCcggagggaggaaaggagagcaggTGCTCCTGTTTCCCCTTGGCCTGGACAGGGCCGGCTGTCAGCCAATGCCTGTGAAATCAGTTGTATACACTAGCAGCACTAACATGAGTAGTGATTCTTTTCATCCTGTCTGTCTTGGCTGCACTAGGTGTCTGCTTGCATTCCAATACTTAGACTGGCCAGAAACCGTAAGaaggttttgttttactgtCACTTCCCTGATCAGCTTCTGACGAAGAGAGAATCTTTTCTAAAACGCATCTACCGAATTCCACTTGACTGGCTGGAAGAATACACAACTGGCATGGCAGACTGCATTGTTGTCAACAGCAAATTCACTGCGAGCGTGTTCAAGGACACATTTAAGTCCTTGTCTCACATAAACCCAGAGGTCCTCTACCCATCACTCAACACCAAAAGCTTTGAAACAATAGTTCCTGCAGACATAGCCGACCTGAtacccaaaaagaaaaaattcttgtttctttccattaataggtatgagagaaaaaagaatctaGCATTGGCTCTGGAAGCTTTGCATGAGCTTCGTGGGAGACTTGATTCTCATGAGTGGAATGAAGTTCACCTGGTTATGGCAGGTGGCTATGACAAAAGAGTTCTGG
It encodes the following:
- the ALG2 gene encoding alpha-1,3/1,6-mannosyltransferase ALG2, which produces MAAAGKGPSVLFLHPDLGLGGAERLVVDAALALQARGCRVQIWTAHFDATRCFAEARGLAVRCAGGWLPRSLGGRGHALCAALRMVFAALYVLLLSGEEVDAFVCDQVSACIPILRLARNRKKVLFYCHFPDQLLTKRESFLKRIYRIPLDWLEEYTTGMADCIVVNSKFTASVFKDTFKSLSHINPEVLYPSLNTKSFETIVPADIADLIPKKKKFLFLSINRYERKKNLALALEALHELRGRLDSHEWNEVHLVMAGGYDKRVLENVEHYEELRSIATKLNVSNQVTFLRSFSDEQKISLLSNSVCVLYTPSEEHFGIVPLEAMYMRCPVIAVNSGGPLESILNNVTGFLCDPLPTQFSEAMEKFVRDPLLKDTMGAAGKARVMENFSSEAFTEHLYQYICRLIQ